From Pseudoxanthomonas sp. YR558, the proteins below share one genomic window:
- a CDS encoding RHS repeat-associated core domain-containing protein, with amino-acid sequence MLVGLISLQMPSIAIGQSYTRTEVTTYHDNTNAWILGQVTKTTCIAPVECTPSWAPIGIVIAETTFDPTYALPTAVRSFGKLQQTRTYDTTSSLASGQLGTLRTVADGNNNLTTYTNWKRGVPQNIQYPITADSPGGATQSAMVDNNGWIVAFTDENGYKTCYAYDAMGRTVQITYPSESTVGACDASAWNVETSLFVPVAHDEHGLAAGHWTRMRRLGNRHVNTYYDALWRPVLEESLDYADIGGTLSQVVKRYDHDSRVIFQSYPKRGVDRLTESQGVHTVYDALGRVTGVSQDSEHGLLTTLTEYLPGFKTRVTNPRGQPSLTIYQVFDQPTYDAPAGTDHPEGASTEIHRDVFGKVTALRRRNADASVQAWRYYGYNIHQELCRSEEPETGTTLMGYDGAGNLKWSSSGLPAGQVCEPNGTTPAVAARRSDRTYDSRNRLQDLAFPAGIGSQTWQYWPDGLPRKVTTHNDGLNAGVVENDYVYNKRRLLTGESSTQLGWYTWALGYGYDGNGSLSTQTYPTGLVISYVPNALGQATQARDQSGYYYASAVGYYPNGATKQFTYGNGIVHSMSQNARQLPLVTADSGGTHRLQYSYDSNGNVDNIYDLDTPSKNRYLFYDGLDRLTAAGSAMFGGSDHYHRFTYNALDNITSWKHAGVKDYAEYVYSQNRLTNIKNSGGASVVGLEYDPQGNLAVKNNQTYQFDYGNRLRVVSGKEHYRYDGRGRRVLAWDVASTNSILSMYSNAGQLLYQEDYKNGKNQENIYLAGSIIAIRESPHAGGIFAKFQHTDALGSPVAVTNQAGAVIERNDYEPYGAMIGKPSYQGIGYTGHFQDGATGLTYMQQRYYDPTVGLFLSVDPVTAYSNPVGMFNRYRYAANNPYRFLDPDGRFGRDALNGLLSEIRGAVIRYAGSRLSDAADGAARAAGEGVRRHFETHTYSANVGVSGTLAAPMVPGAQNLVPKGAIGGSLTLSVTHRGQVALTGSFVPMWSHGGGQSLGGTYGIGVAEGGSRPSGLEITGNHHAELTIPVRGATIGGAVDWDKQGGSISGASQRLGIGTLSMFGVGEQVNFTYRFNEPEAEHPKDKK; translated from the coding sequence ATGTTGGTCGGTCTGATCTCGTTGCAGATGCCCTCGATCGCAATAGGGCAGAGCTACACAAGAACCGAGGTGACTACGTATCACGACAACACAAATGCTTGGATTCTTGGGCAGGTGACCAAAACCACTTGCATAGCGCCTGTCGAGTGCACGCCGAGCTGGGCGCCCATAGGAATAGTGATCGCGGAGACCACATTTGATCCGACTTACGCTTTGCCGACGGCAGTCAGGTCTTTCGGCAAGCTGCAGCAGACCCGAACCTACGACACCACATCCTCGCTGGCAAGCGGCCAGTTGGGCACGCTCAGAACCGTGGCCGACGGCAACAACAACCTCACTACCTACACAAACTGGAAGCGAGGAGTTCCTCAGAACATTCAGTATCCGATAACGGCGGACTCGCCGGGTGGCGCCACTCAGTCTGCGATGGTCGACAACAACGGCTGGATAGTGGCCTTTACCGACGAGAACGGCTACAAGACCTGTTACGCCTATGACGCGATGGGGCGAACAGTGCAGATCACCTATCCATCAGAGTCAACCGTAGGAGCATGCGACGCGTCTGCATGGAATGTCGAGACATCGTTATTCGTCCCGGTGGCGCATGATGAGCACGGACTTGCCGCTGGCCACTGGACAAGGATGCGTCGCCTAGGCAATCGGCACGTAAATACCTACTACGATGCCCTGTGGCGTCCAGTGCTGGAGGAGTCGCTGGACTATGCCGACATAGGTGGCACGCTTTCGCAAGTGGTTAAGCGCTATGACCACGACTCGCGAGTGATCTTTCAATCTTATCCCAAGCGGGGCGTGGATCGTCTGACCGAGTCGCAGGGCGTTCACACGGTCTACGATGCGTTGGGTCGCGTGACAGGCGTATCGCAGGACAGTGAGCATGGGCTTCTGACCACGCTGACAGAGTATCTGCCTGGATTCAAGACGCGAGTCACCAACCCGCGCGGCCAACCGTCGCTGACCATTTACCAGGTGTTCGATCAGCCAACCTATGACGCGCCCGCGGGCACCGACCATCCAGAAGGTGCATCGACGGAGATACATCGAGATGTTTTCGGCAAGGTGACGGCCTTGCGGCGCAGGAATGCGGATGCGAGCGTCCAGGCGTGGCGGTACTACGGCTACAACATTCACCAGGAACTGTGCCGTAGTGAAGAGCCGGAAACCGGCACGACATTGATGGGATACGACGGGGCCGGCAACCTGAAATGGTCGTCCTCTGGCCTTCCTGCAGGGCAGGTCTGCGAGCCGAATGGCACGACTCCGGCAGTTGCTGCCAGGCGAAGCGATCGCACCTACGACAGTAGGAATCGCTTGCAGGATCTGGCATTCCCGGCCGGTATCGGGAGTCAGACCTGGCAGTACTGGCCAGACGGCCTTCCTCGAAAGGTCACGACGCACAACGATGGCTTGAACGCTGGCGTGGTCGAGAACGACTATGTGTACAACAAGCGTCGCCTCCTGACGGGCGAGAGCTCCACCCAGTTGGGCTGGTACACGTGGGCTCTTGGATACGGATACGATGGCAATGGCAGCTTGTCCACGCAAACCTATCCCACGGGGCTGGTGATCAGCTACGTCCCCAACGCGTTGGGGCAGGCCACGCAAGCGCGGGACCAGTCAGGTTATTATTATGCGTCTGCTGTCGGCTACTACCCCAATGGCGCCACTAAGCAGTTCACATATGGCAACGGTATCGTGCATTCGATGTCGCAAAACGCGCGTCAATTGCCGTTGGTCACTGCCGATTCGGGCGGCACGCATCGTCTGCAGTACAGCTACGACAGCAATGGCAATGTGGACAACATCTACGATCTGGATACGCCGTCGAAGAATCGGTATCTGTTCTATGACGGTCTTGATCGTCTGACGGCAGCGGGCTCGGCGATGTTCGGCGGAAGTGACCACTACCATCGCTTTACGTACAACGCGCTCGACAATATTACGTCGTGGAAGCACGCGGGCGTGAAGGACTATGCGGAGTATGTGTATTCGCAGAACCGTCTGACCAACATCAAGAACAGTGGCGGCGCCAGTGTCGTCGGCCTGGAATACGATCCTCAAGGTAATCTTGCGGTCAAGAACAATCAGACTTATCAGTTCGACTACGGCAATCGATTGCGCGTAGTCTCGGGAAAAGAGCACTATCGCTACGATGGCCGCGGTCGCCGTGTGCTGGCGTGGGACGTGGCATCGACCAATAGCATCCTGTCGATGTACTCGAATGCCGGTCAGCTCCTGTACCAAGAAGACTACAAGAACGGCAAGAACCAGGAGAACATTTATCTAGCGGGGAGCATCATTGCGATTCGCGAGTCTCCTCACGCCGGCGGCATATTCGCTAAGTTCCAGCACACCGACGCATTAGGTAGCCCGGTCGCAGTAACCAACCAGGCCGGCGCGGTCATCGAGCGAAACGACTACGAGCCCTACGGCGCCATGATAGGTAAGCCGAGCTACCAGGGCATCGGTTATACGGGGCATTTCCAGGATGGAGCCACCGGCTTAACCTACATGCAGCAGCGGTACTACGATCCGACGGTGGGGTTGTTCCTTTCCGTGGATCCGGTGACGGCGTATAGCAATCCGGTTGGGATGTTCAATCGGTACAGGTACGCGGCGAACAACCCGTATCGGTTTCTTGATCCCGATGGGAGGTTCGGTCGGGACGCGCTCAATGGACTTTTGAGTGAAATCAGGGGGGCAGTGATTAGATATGCTGGAAGCAGATTGAGTGACGCAGCCGACGGAGCGGCTAGAGCTGCCGGTGAGGGTGTAAGGCGGCATTTCGAGACCCATACTTACAGTGCCAACGTTGGAGTCTCAGGGACGCTCGCTGCTCCAATGGTGCCGGGTGCTCAGAATCTTGTGCCCAAGGGTGCCATTGGAGGCTCCCTTACCTTGTCGGTCACGCATCGTGGTCAGGTGGCACTTACCGGCTCGTTTGTTCCCATGTGGTCCCACGGTGGCGGGCAATCATTAGGGGGAACATACGGGATCGGTGTTGCAGAAGGTGGCAGCCGCCCAAGTGGCTTAGAGATCACTGGTAATCACCATGCGGAGCTAACAATCCCCGTTCGAGGAGCGACGATTGGTGGCGCCGTGGATTGGGATAAGCAGGGTGGAAGCATTAGCGGAGCATCACAACGACTCGGCATCGGTACGCTAAGCATGTTTGGAGTTGGCGAGCAGGTGAACTTTACCTATCGGTTTAATGAGCCGGAGGCGGAGCATCCAAAGGACAAGAAGTGA
- a CDS encoding glutamate synthase-related protein encodes MQRYLAYAVTVLLTACMLVLALSWPVAWWGVALFGALAVLGTWDVLQTRSTLRRNYPVLAHFRYGLESVGPEIRQYFIEGDTAEVPFSRQQRSLVYQRAKGVMDVVPFGSQQDVYSVDYEWINHSMAPTHVDSHDFRVVIGAGSAQPYSASVFNISAMSFGALSANAVRALNEGARRGGFYHDTGEGSISPYHREKGGDLVWEIGSGYFGCRDEEGRFSEARFVENARSPQVKMIELKLSQGAKPGHGGVLPAAKVSAEISATRGVPMGHDCVSPAKHSAFSTPVELLQFIARLRELSGGKPTGFKLAIGHPWEWFGIAKAMQETGLLPDFIVVDGAEGGTGAAPAEFIDHVGVPMHEALLLVHNTLVGLNLRDKVRLGAAGKIISAFDVARTMAMGADWCNAARGFMFALGCIQSQSCHNDRCPTGVATQDPKRWKHLDVGDKSVRVQQFHDNTLKALRDMLCAAGLDHPQQLGPEHILRRVSPIEVRSLASLYRFLEPGELLDRVPAHAVFRDFWADARSDAFAPPKRVSALCDTKDR; translated from the coding sequence ATGCAGCGTTACCTCGCCTATGCCGTCACGGTGTTGCTGACGGCCTGCATGCTGGTGTTGGCATTGTCCTGGCCTGTGGCCTGGTGGGGCGTTGCGCTCTTCGGCGCGCTGGCGGTGCTCGGTACCTGGGACGTGCTGCAGACGCGCAGCACGTTACGCCGCAATTACCCGGTGCTGGCGCATTTCCGTTACGGGCTGGAGTCGGTTGGCCCCGAAATCCGCCAGTACTTCATCGAAGGCGACACGGCCGAAGTGCCGTTCTCGCGACAGCAACGTTCGCTGGTGTACCAGCGCGCCAAGGGCGTGATGGACGTGGTGCCGTTCGGCAGCCAACAGGACGTGTACAGCGTGGACTACGAATGGATCAACCATTCGATGGCGCCGACGCACGTGGATTCGCACGACTTCCGCGTGGTCATCGGGGCTGGCTCGGCGCAGCCGTACTCGGCCAGCGTGTTCAACATCTCGGCGATGAGTTTCGGCGCGCTGTCGGCGAATGCGGTGCGCGCACTTAACGAAGGCGCGCGACGGGGTGGCTTCTACCATGACACCGGCGAGGGCTCGATCTCGCCCTACCATCGCGAGAAGGGTGGCGACCTGGTTTGGGAAATCGGCTCCGGTTACTTCGGTTGCCGCGATGAAGAGGGGCGCTTCAGTGAGGCGCGCTTCGTCGAGAACGCGCGCTCGCCCCAGGTGAAAATGATCGAGTTGAAGTTGTCGCAGGGCGCCAAGCCGGGCCACGGCGGCGTCCTGCCGGCAGCGAAGGTCAGCGCGGAAATCTCAGCGACCCGCGGCGTACCGATGGGGCACGACTGCGTCTCGCCGGCGAAGCATTCCGCCTTCTCCACGCCGGTGGAGCTGCTGCAGTTCATCGCGCGCCTGCGTGAGCTCTCCGGCGGCAAGCCGACCGGTTTCAAGCTGGCCATCGGGCACCCCTGGGAGTGGTTCGGCATCGCCAAGGCCATGCAGGAGACCGGCCTGTTGCCGGACTTCATCGTGGTGGACGGTGCGGAAGGCGGTACAGGCGCGGCGCCCGCGGAGTTCATCGACCATGTGGGCGTGCCGATGCACGAGGCGCTGCTACTGGTCCACAACACGCTCGTCGGTTTGAACCTACGCGACAAGGTGCGGCTGGGTGCCGCCGGCAAGATCATCAGTGCCTTCGATGTCGCCCGCACGATGGCCATGGGCGCGGACTGGTGCAACGCCGCCCGGGGTTTCATGTTCGCGCTGGGCTGCATCCAGTCGCAGAGCTGCCACAACGACCGTTGTCCTACCGGCGTCGCCACGCAGGATCCGAAGCGCTGGAAGCACCTGGACGTAGGCGACAAGTCGGTGCGCGTGCAGCAGTTCCATGACAACACGCTGAAGGCGCTGCGCGACATGCTGTGCGCGGCCGGCCTCGACCACCCGCAGCAGCTGGGGCCGGAACACATCCTGCGCCGGGTGTCACCGATCGAAGTGCGCTCGCTGGCCTCGTTGTACCGGTTCCTGGAGCCGGGCGAACTGCTGGACCGGGTGCCGGCGCATGCGGTGTTCCGGGACTTCTGGGCCGATGCCCGCAGCGACGCGTTTGCGCCGCCCAAGCGGGTCAGCGCCCTGTGCGACACCAAGGACCGCTGA
- the gyrA gene encoding DNA gyrase subunit A, whose product MADTAKEIIPVNLEDEMRRSYLDYAMSVIVGRALPDVRDGLKPVHRRVLFAMNELGNHANKPHVKSARIVGDVIGKYHPHGDQSVYDTLVRMAQPFSLRYMLVDGQGNFGSVDGDSAAAMRYTEARMAKLTHELLADIDKETVDFQPNYDEKELEPTVLPTRFPNLLVNGSAGIAVGMATNIPPHNLSEVVNGLIALIDNPELDVDGLMQYIPGPDFPTGGIINGTAGIIAGYRTGRGRVRMRAKADIEVNDDNGRESIIVTEIPYQVNKARLIEKIAELVKEKKLEGISELRDESDKDGMRIYIEVKRGESAEVVLNNLYLQTPMESVFGINMVALVDGRPQLLNLKQMLEAFVRHRREVVTRRTIFELRKARNRAHILEGLTVALANIDEMIELIKTSANPQEARERMLAKTWEPGLVGSLLAAAGAEASRPEDLPAAIGFVDGRYQLSEAQATQILEMRLHRLTGLEQEKLTEEYRQLLEVIAGLIRILENPDVLLQVIRDELLNVKAEFGDERRSEIRHSEEDLDILDLIAPEDMVVTLSHAGYAKRQPASAYRAQKRGGRGRSAAATKEEDFIDQLWLVNTHDTLLTFTSSGKVFWLPVYQLPEAGSNARGRPIINWIPLEPGEKVQAVVPVRDYEEGKFVFFATKNGTVKKTPLTEFAFKLARGKIAINLDDGDALVGVALTDGERDVMLFASNGRAVRFSEALVRAMGRTATGVRGMRLAEGVDADVEGEQDEGEAADGEGGTAIVEAGSEVVSLVVVDGDGDILTASERGYGKRTPVGDYPRKGRGTRGVIALKTTERNGRLVGAIQLSDHHEVLLISDGGTLVRTRAAEISQVGRNTQGVTLIRLSDGETLQAVERLDASLDEDEGEGTEGGIGAAPAASDASETSPEA is encoded by the coding sequence ATGGCCGATACCGCCAAGGAAATCATCCCCGTCAACCTCGAAGACGAGATGCGTCGCAGCTATCTCGATTACGCGATGAGCGTGATCGTGGGGCGCGCGCTTCCGGATGTCCGCGACGGTCTCAAGCCTGTCCACCGGCGCGTCCTGTTCGCGATGAACGAACTGGGCAACCACGCCAACAAGCCGCACGTGAAGTCCGCCCGTATCGTCGGTGACGTGATCGGTAAGTACCACCCGCACGGCGACCAGTCGGTCTACGACACGCTGGTGCGCATGGCGCAGCCGTTCTCGCTGCGCTACATGCTGGTCGATGGCCAGGGCAACTTCGGTTCGGTCGATGGCGACTCCGCCGCCGCCATGCGTTACACCGAAGCCCGCATGGCCAAGCTCACCCATGAGCTGCTGGCGGACATCGACAAGGAAACCGTCGATTTCCAGCCCAACTACGACGAGAAGGAACTGGAGCCGACGGTCCTGCCGACGCGCTTCCCGAACCTGCTGGTGAACGGTTCGGCCGGCATCGCGGTGGGCATGGCCACCAACATCCCGCCGCACAACCTGTCGGAAGTGGTCAACGGCCTGATCGCGCTGATCGACAATCCCGAGCTCGATGTCGACGGGCTGATGCAGTACATCCCCGGCCCGGATTTCCCCACCGGCGGCATCATCAACGGCACCGCCGGCATCATCGCCGGCTACCGCACCGGCCGCGGCCGCGTGCGCATGCGCGCCAAGGCCGACATCGAGGTCAACGACGATAACGGCCGCGAGTCGATCATCGTCACCGAGATCCCGTACCAGGTGAACAAGGCGCGGTTGATCGAGAAGATCGCCGAGCTGGTGAAGGAAAAGAAGCTCGAAGGCATCAGCGAGCTGCGCGACGAGTCCGACAAGGACGGCATGCGCATCTACATCGAGGTCAAGCGCGGCGAATCGGCCGAGGTCGTCCTCAACAACCTGTACCTGCAGACGCCGATGGAATCGGTGTTCGGCATCAACATGGTCGCGCTGGTCGACGGCCGTCCGCAGCTGCTCAACCTGAAGCAGATGCTGGAAGCCTTCGTCCGCCACCGTCGCGAAGTGGTGACCCGCCGGACCATCTTCGAACTGCGCAAGGCACGCAATCGCGCCCACATCCTGGAAGGCCTGACGGTCGCGCTCGCGAACATCGACGAGATGATCGAGCTGATCAAGACGTCGGCCAACCCGCAGGAAGCGCGTGAGCGGATGCTCGCCAAGACCTGGGAGCCGGGCCTGGTGGGATCGCTGTTGGCCGCCGCGGGCGCCGAGGCGTCGCGGCCGGAAGACCTGCCTGCCGCCATCGGCTTCGTCGACGGCCGCTACCAGCTCAGCGAGGCGCAGGCCACGCAGATCCTGGAAATGCGCCTGCACCGCCTGACCGGCCTGGAGCAGGAGAAGCTGACCGAGGAATACCGCCAGCTGCTGGAAGTGATCGCTGGCCTGATCCGCATCCTCGAGAACCCGGACGTGCTGCTGCAGGTGATCCGCGACGAGTTGCTGAACGTCAAGGCCGAATTCGGCGACGAGCGTCGCAGCGAGATCCGCCACAGCGAAGAGGATCTCGACATCCTCGACCTGATCGCCCCGGAAGACATGGTGGTCACGCTGTCGCACGCGGGCTACGCCAAGCGCCAGCCGGCCAGCGCCTACCGCGCGCAGAAGCGCGGCGGCCGCGGCCGCAGCGCGGCGGCGACCAAGGAAGAGGATTTCATCGACCAGTTGTGGCTGGTCAACACGCACGACACGCTGCTGACCTTCACCAGTAGCGGCAAGGTGTTCTGGCTGCCGGTCTACCAGCTGCCGGAAGCCGGTTCCAACGCGCGCGGCCGCCCGATCATCAACTGGATCCCGCTGGAACCCGGCGAGAAGGTCCAGGCCGTGGTGCCGGTGCGCGACTACGAGGAGGGCAAGTTCGTCTTCTTCGCCACCAAGAACGGCACCGTCAAGAAAACCCCGCTCACCGAGTTCGCCTTCAAGCTGGCGCGCGGCAAGATCGCGATCAACCTGGACGACGGCGATGCACTGGTCGGCGTGGCGCTGACCGACGGCGAGCGCGACGTCATGCTGTTCGCCTCCAACGGCCGCGCCGTGCGCTTCTCCGAAGCGCTCGTGCGCGCTATGGGCCGTACTGCGACCGGCGTGCGCGGCATGCGGCTGGCGGAAGGCGTGGATGCGGACGTCGAGGGCGAGCAGGACGAGGGCGAAGCCGCCGACGGCGAAGGCGGCACCGCCATCGTCGAGGCCGGCTCCGAAGTGGTCAGCCTGGTCGTCGTCGATGGCGATGGCGACATCCTGACCGCCAGCGAGCGGGGCTACGGCAAGCGCACCCCCGTGGGCGACTATCCGCGCAAAGGCCGCGGTACGCGTGGCGTGATCGCGCTGAAGACGACCGAGCGCAACGGCCGCCTGGTCGGTGCCATCCAGTTGTCCGACCACCACGAGGTCCTGTTGATCTCCGATGGCGGGACCCTGGTACGCACCCGCGCGGCGGAGATCTCGCAGGTGGGCCGCAACACCCAGGGCGTCACCCTGATCCGCCTGTCCGACGGCGAAACGCTGCAGGCGGTGGAGCGCCTGGATGCGTCGCTGGACGAGGACGAAGGCGAGGGCACCGAGGGCGGCATCGGCGCGGCACCGGCCGCATCCGACGCCAGCGAAACCTCCCCGGAGGCCTGA